The Crocosphaera subtropica ATCC 51142 genome includes a window with the following:
- a CDS encoding type 1 glutamine amidotransferase domain-containing protein: protein MTTEILLVLTSHRQLGETDQETGVWLEEAVNPYYRFLEAGFEVTLASPNGGDVPIDDKSILDEAQTEDTRHFFQDETAQKRFNNTVPLGQIKAEDYDAIFIPGGHGPMWDLCENEKLANLVEAFDCAGKIIAAVCHGPAGLLSAKKADGTPFVAGKKLTSFSNSEEETVGLHELVPFLLESRLKELGAKYANADDFQAKVVQDGNLITGQNPASSSGVAEAVIGSMKSLSSVGS, encoded by the coding sequence ATGACAACAGAAATTCTTTTAGTGCTGACTTCCCATAGACAACTGGGAGAAACTGACCAAGAAACAGGAGTTTGGCTCGAAGAAGCGGTGAACCCCTATTATCGCTTTTTAGAAGCAGGTTTCGAGGTCACTTTAGCTTCTCCTAACGGGGGAGACGTTCCTATTGATGATAAAAGCATTTTAGATGAGGCTCAAACCGAAGACACCCGTCATTTTTTCCAAGATGAAACCGCCCAAAAACGCTTTAACAATACCGTTCCTTTAGGACAAATAAAAGCAGAGGACTACGATGCCATTTTTATTCCTGGTGGCCACGGCCCCATGTGGGATCTCTGTGAAAATGAAAAATTAGCTAATTTAGTCGAAGCATTTGACTGCGCTGGTAAAATTATTGCTGCGGTGTGTCATGGTCCAGCCGGGTTATTATCAGCCAAAAAAGCAGACGGAACCCCCTTTGTTGCAGGAAAAAAACTGACTAGCTTTAGTAACAGTGAAGAAGAAACCGTGGGGCTTCATGAACTGGTTCCCTTTTTATTAGAAAGTCGTCTCAAAGAGTTGGGTGCAAAGTATGCCAACGCCGATGATTTTCAAGCAAAAGTAGTGCAAGATGGCAATTTAATTACGGGTCAAAATCCTGCGTCTTCTAGCGGTGTCGCAGAAGCGGTAATTGGTTCGATGAAAAGTTTATCGTCTGTTGGTAGTTGA
- a CDS encoding carotenoid oxygenase family protein — translation MTATLKINPYLSGNFAPVSREITAHNLTVTGEIPQNLRGIFLRNGPNPQFSPIGEYHWFDGDGMVHGVHIEDGKASYRNRFIQTRGYCLEKEANKPIWTGLLEPPQMDNPYGPSKNTANTALVYHADRLLALWEGGEPHALTVPELDTLGPDNFEGKLMSPFTAHPKIDPMTGEMMFFGYSMVQPPYLQYGIISPQGDLLKTVPIDLPVGVMMHDFAITENYTIFLDLPLTFRPERMQKGESPLQFEHDTPSRFGIVPRQGNNDDVRWFEGNSCYIFHTLNAYEEGDEIVLIACRMNGTTVLGEVREETKESDIPRLHEWRFNLKTGEVKEQGLCDLPSEFPRINEQYTGRKSRYGYSGKMAESSNPKFNGIIKHDFEKGGFDIHHFGSHKYGGEPIFAPNPDADKEDDGWLLTFVHDEGSNTSELVIIDAQDFTASPVATIQIPQRVPYGFHGMWLAQ, via the coding sequence ATGACTGCAACCCTCAAAATCAATCCCTATCTTTCAGGTAATTTTGCTCCCGTTAGTCGAGAAATTACTGCTCATAATTTAACAGTGACTGGAGAAATTCCCCAGAATTTAAGGGGAATATTCCTCAGAAATGGCCCTAACCCCCAATTTAGCCCCATCGGTGAGTATCATTGGTTTGATGGGGATGGTATGGTTCACGGGGTACACATAGAAGATGGCAAAGCGTCTTACCGTAACCGTTTTATTCAAACCCGTGGCTATTGCTTAGAAAAAGAGGCTAATAAACCTATTTGGACAGGGCTGCTAGAACCGCCTCAAATGGACAACCCCTATGGTCCCTCGAAAAACACCGCTAACACTGCTCTAGTGTACCATGCTGACCGTCTCCTGGCACTGTGGGAAGGGGGTGAACCCCACGCTTTAACGGTTCCTGAATTAGATACCCTGGGCCCTGATAATTTTGAGGGTAAGTTAATGTCCCCCTTTACAGCCCATCCGAAAATTGATCCCATGACGGGGGAAATGATGTTTTTCGGCTATTCAATGGTTCAACCTCCCTATTTACAATACGGAATTATTTCCCCACAAGGAGACTTGTTAAAAACGGTTCCCATTGACTTACCCGTTGGGGTGATGATGCACGATTTTGCCATTACCGAAAACTATACTATTTTTCTTGATCTTCCTTTGACCTTTCGCCCTGAAAGAATGCAAAAAGGAGAATCTCCCTTACAATTTGAACATGATACCCCCTCTCGTTTTGGGATTGTTCCAAGACAAGGCAATAATGACGATGTGCGCTGGTTTGAAGGTAATTCTTGTTATATTTTCCATACCTTAAATGCTTATGAAGAAGGCGACGAAATTGTTTTAATTGCCTGTCGGATGAATGGGACGACAGTATTAGGAGAAGTAAGAGAGGAAACTAAAGAATCCGATATTCCCCGTCTTCATGAATGGCGTTTTAATCTCAAAACAGGTGAAGTTAAAGAACAAGGTTTGTGTGATTTGCCTTCGGAATTTCCTCGTATTAATGAACAATATACAGGACGAAAAAGCCGTTATGGTTACTCAGGGAAAATGGCAGAGTCTTCTAACCCTAAATTTAACGGCATTATTAAACATGATTTTGAAAAAGGAGGCTTTGATATTCATCATTTTGGTTCTCATAAATACGGTGGTGAACCGATTTTTGCTCCTAACCCCGACGCAGACAAAGAAGACGACGGATGGTTACTAACGTTTGTTCATGATGAAGGGTCAAATACCTCAGAATTAGTGATTATTGATGCTCAAGATTTTACCGCTTCTCCTGTGGCAACCATACAAATTCCTCAACGGGTTCCCTATGGATTTCATGGTATGTGGTTAGCTCAATAA
- a CDS encoding chlorophyll a/b-binding protein codes for MDNQETKLGFTEFAEAWNGRLAMLGFVIGVITEYVTGQGILSQIGLM; via the coding sequence ATGGATAACCAAGAAACAAAACTAGGCTTTACCGAATTTGCAGAAGCTTGGAATGGTCGTTTAGCCATGCTAGGATTTGTCATTGGCGTTATCACTGAATACGTCACAGGGCAAGGAATTCTATCCCAAATCGGCTTAATGTAA